The following are encoded in a window of Etheostoma cragini isolate CJK2018 chromosome 7, CSU_Ecrag_1.0, whole genome shotgun sequence genomic DNA:
- the abhd6b gene encoding monoacylglycerol lipase ABHD6b → MAADLDVVNLFIIAGGTLAIPILAFVASFLLWPSALIKVYYWYWRRTLGLKVRYADCGGYRFCYASRGKPGMRPSILMLHGFSAHKDTWLTVVKYLPKHLHIVCVDMPGHEGTTRTNTEDYSIQGQVRRIHQFAETIRLNRKPFHVVGTAMGGNVAGVYAACYPSDICSITLICPDGIRHPCETKFDNHLQDLKHSNYTLNIPLIPTTPEEMEDMFRLCSHVRFKIPQQILQGLVDVRQPHNTFYEEVFMEIVAETSRYALQEHIHLITAPLQVIWGKKDQVVDASGATVIAELVPGCRVDLLENCGHSVVMERPCRTAKLILEFIILQQDARGGTKKSS, encoded by the exons ATGGCGGCTGATCTGGATGTGGTGAACTTGTTCATTATTGCGGGGGGAACACTGGCTATTCCCATCCTGGCCTTTGTTGCATCCTTCCTCCTCTGGCCATCTGCACTCATTAAAGTGTATTACTG GTACTGGAGGAGGACTCTGGGCCTAAAGGTGCGCTACGCAGACTGCGGTGGTTATCGCTTTTGTTACGCCTCCAGAGGAAAGCCTGGGATGAGACCCTCCATTTTGATGCTGCATGGCTTCTCTGCTCACAAAGACACATGGCTCACTGTTGTCAAG TATTTACCAAAACATctgcacattgtgtgtgtggacatgccCGGTCACGAGGGAACAACACGCACCAACACAGAGGACTACTCCATTCAGGGGCAGGTCAGAAGGATCCATCAG TTTGCGGAAACCATTCGATTAAACAGGAAACCTTTCCATGTGGTGGGAACCGCCATGGGGGGAAACGTAGCTGGGGTTTACGCAGCCTGCTACCCCTCAGACATCTGTAGCATCACTCTCATTTGTCCAGACG GTATAAGACACCCATGTGAGACCAAATTTGACAATCATCTGCAGGACCTGAAGCACAGCAATTACACATTAAACATACCACTGATCCCTACTACACCAGAGGAGATGGAGGACATGTTCAGACTTTGTTCTCATGTTCGCTTTAAAATCCCTCAGCAG ATTCTGCAAGGACTGGTAGATGTTCGGCAGCCTCACAACACATTTTATGAAGAAG tatttatgGAGATTGTTGCTGAGACATCAAGATATGCCTTACAGGAGCACATACATCTGATCACTGCACCTTTACAAGTGATTTGGGGCAAAAAGGACCAG GTGGTGGATGCCTCTGGAGCTACAGTCATTGCAGAGCTGGTGCCTGGATGCAGAGTGGACCTGCTGGAGAACTGTGGACACTCTGTGGTGATGGAGAGGCCTTGTAGGACAGCCAAACTCATCCTGGAGTTCATCATTTTGCAGCAAGATGCCAGGGGTGGCACCAAGAAATCTTCCTGA
- the kctd6b gene encoding BTB/POZ domain-containing protein KCTD6 isoform X2, producing the protein MSTPVTLNVGGHLYTTSLSTLQRYPDSMLGAMFRGDFPTTRDSQGNYFIDRDGTLFRYILNFLRTSELTLPLDFTETDLLRKEADFYQIEPLIQCLNDPKPLYPPDIFEQVVELSSTRKLSKYSNPVAVIITQLTITTKVHGLLEGISNNFTKWNKHMMDTRDCQVSFTFGPCDYHQEVSLRVHLMDYIMKQGFTIRNTRVHHMSERANENTVEHHWTFCRPAHKVED; encoded by the coding sequence ATGAGTACTCCTGTCACCTTGAACGTAGGAGGCCACCTGTACACCACCAGTTTATCCACCCTGCAGCGCTATCCAGACTCCATGCTGGGTGCCATGTTTCGGGGAGATTTCCCCACAACTCGCGATTCCCAAGGGAATTATTTCATTGATCGCGATGGCACACTGTTCCGGTACATACTGAACTTCCTGCGGACGTCTGAGCTGACCCTCCCCTTGGACTTCACAGAGACAGACCTCCTTAGGAAAGAGGCGGACTTCTACCAGATTGAACCTTTGATCCAATGTCTTAACGATCCCAAGCCACTCTACCCTCCTGACATCTTCGAGCAGGTTGTGGAGCTCTCCAGCACTCGGAAACTGTCCAAATATTCAAACCCAGTCGCCGTTATCATCACACAGCTAACCATAACTACGAAGGTTCACGGCCTGCTGGAAGGTATTTCTAACAACTTCACCAAGTGGAACAAACACATGATGGACACCAGAGACTGCCAGGTGTCATTCACCTTTGGACCTTGTGACTATCACCAAGAGGTGTCCCTAAGGGTTCACCTCATGGACTATATCATGAAACAAGGCTTCACCATTCGCAACACGCGTGTGCATCACATGAGTGAGCGTGCAAACGAGAACACGGTGGAGCATCACTGGACTTTCTGTCGACCAGCTCACAAGGTTGAAGACTAA
- the LOC117947263 gene encoding small integral membrane protein 4, which produces MLARMFNRRNNIKYVLSLVPGKQRLGTYRFLPVFFCIGGVMEWIMINVRIGRETFYDVYRRKRSEREYMQKIADGVIVVEEPAAK; this is translated from the exons ATGTTAGCCAGGATGTTTAATAGgagaaataacattaaatatgtaCTGAGCCTTGTCCCGGGTAAACAACGTCTTGGGACGTACAGGTTTCTTCCCGTCTTCTTTTGCATCGGAGGCGTCATGGAGTGGATCATGATCAACGTGAGGATAGGAAGGGAGACTTTCT ATGATGTCTACCGAAGAAAACGATCAGAGCGGGAGTACATGCAGAAGATAGCCGATGGTGTGATAGTTGTCGAAGAGCCTGCAGCCAAGTGA
- the kctd6b gene encoding BTB/POZ domain-containing protein KCTD6 isoform X1, whose protein sequence is MDNGDWGHRMSTPVTLNVGGHLYTTSLSTLQRYPDSMLGAMFRGDFPTTRDSQGNYFIDRDGTLFRYILNFLRTSELTLPLDFTETDLLRKEADFYQIEPLIQCLNDPKPLYPPDIFEQVVELSSTRKLSKYSNPVAVIITQLTITTKVHGLLEGISNNFTKWNKHMMDTRDCQVSFTFGPCDYHQEVSLRVHLMDYIMKQGFTIRNTRVHHMSERANENTVEHHWTFCRPAHKVED, encoded by the exons atggataatggaGACTGGGGCCATAGG ATGAGTACTCCTGTCACCTTGAACGTAGGAGGCCACCTGTACACCACCAGTTTATCCACCCTGCAGCGCTATCCAGACTCCATGCTGGGTGCCATGTTTCGGGGAGATTTCCCCACAACTCGCGATTCCCAAGGGAATTATTTCATTGATCGCGATGGCACACTGTTCCGGTACATACTGAACTTCCTGCGGACGTCTGAGCTGACCCTCCCCTTGGACTTCACAGAGACAGACCTCCTTAGGAAAGAGGCGGACTTCTACCAGATTGAACCTTTGATCCAATGTCTTAACGATCCCAAGCCACTCTACCCTCCTGACATCTTCGAGCAGGTTGTGGAGCTCTCCAGCACTCGGAAACTGTCCAAATATTCAAACCCAGTCGCCGTTATCATCACACAGCTAACCATAACTACGAAGGTTCACGGCCTGCTGGAAGGTATTTCTAACAACTTCACCAAGTGGAACAAACACATGATGGACACCAGAGACTGCCAGGTGTCATTCACCTTTGGACCTTGTGACTATCACCAAGAGGTGTCCCTAAGGGTTCACCTCATGGACTATATCATGAAACAAGGCTTCACCATTCGCAACACGCGTGTGCATCACATGAGTGAGCGTGCAAACGAGAACACGGTGGAGCATCACTGGACTTTCTGTCGACCAGCTCACAAGGTTGAAGACTAA
- the LOC117947261 gene encoding 14-3-3 protein beta/alpha-1-like, protein MDKNDLVQKAKLAEQAERYDDMAAAMKSVTEQGAELSNEERNLLSVAYKNVVGARRSSWRVISSIEQKTEGNDKKQQMAREYREKIEAELQEICHDVLGLLDNFLISNATAAESKVFYLKMKGDYYRYLSEVASGDAKKDTVDNSQQAYQQAFDISKGEMQPTHPIRLGLALNFSVFYYEILNNPDKACSLAKTAFDDAIAELDTLNEDSYKDSTLIMQLLRDNLTLWTSENQADEGETGDGEN, encoded by the exons ATGGATAAGAACGACCTGGTACAGAAGGCCAAGCTTGCTGAGCAGGCTGAGCGCTACGACGACATGGCCGCAGCCATGAAGTCGGTGACAGAGCAAGGTGCAGAGTTATCAAATGAGGAGCGCAACCTTCTCTCTGTTGCCTACAAGAATGTAGTAGGAGCCCGCCGCTCATCCTGGCGCGTCATCTCCAGCATCGAGCAGAAGACTGAGGGCAATGACAAAAAACAGCAGATGGCACGTGAATACCGGGAGAAGATTGAAGCAGAGCTGCAGGAAATCTGCCATGATGTCCTC GGGCTACTGGACAACTTTCTCATTAGCAATGCAACTGCTGCTGAGAGCAAGGTGTTCTATCTGAAAATGAAAGGCGACTATTATAGATACTTGTCTGAGGTTGCATCTGGGGATGCTAAAAAGG ATACAGTGGATAATTCCCAGCAGGCGTACCAGCAAGCTTTTGACATCAGCAAGGGGGAGATGCAGCCAACACACCCTATCCGGCTTGGCCTGGCCCTCAACTTCTCAGTCTTCTACTATGAAATCCTCAACAACCCGGACAAGGCCTGCAGCCTGGCTAAGACG GCATTTGATGACGCCATCGCTGAACTTGACACTTTGAACGAGGACTCTTACAAAGACAGCACCCTGATCATGCAACTACTAAGGGACAACCTGACT CTGTGGACATCAGAAAACCAGGCAGATGAGGGAGAGACCGGAGATGGGGAAAACTAA
- the LOC117947264 gene encoding LOW QUALITY PROTEIN: mimecan-like (The sequence of the model RefSeq protein was modified relative to this genomic sequence to represent the inferred CDS: inserted 2 bases in 1 codon), whose product MMQFRTFIFTSILLPWIRSSAAKDEYMEVRKPTLRASFNFPDYGTLQDSDTNPAAAPKANEMPTCLLCVCLSGSVYCEEVSPEMSAIPALPKETEHLYARFNKITKIRNKDFADMATLKRIDLTGDLIADXDDGAFSKLSDLALAENRLTKLPMLPAKLVSFNANFNHLKTQGVKATSKIKLTRLAYLYLGNNELTAVPQLPESLYTVHLHGSNNKLSTVTDETFCRGNNSCYIRTNMDELRLDGNPVVLSKHPNSFICLHSLPIGWYN is encoded by the exons ATGATGCAGTTTAGGACTTTCATTTTTACATCTATTTTGCTCCCATGGATACGGTCTTCTGCAGCAAAAGATGAATACATGGAAGTCAGAAAACCTACGTTAAGAGCATCTTTT AACTTTCCAGACTATGGCACCCTTCAAGACTCAGACACTaacccagcagcagcaccaaaaGCTAATG AGATGCCGAcctgtctgctgtgtgtttgcctgAGTGGATCCGTTTACTGTGAGGAGGTGTCCCCTGAAATGTCAGCCATTCCAGCACTGCCAAAGGAAACAGAACATCTCTATGCACGTTtcaacaaaatcacaaaaataagaaacaaagaCTTTGCAGACATGG CCACATTAAAAAGAATCGACCTTACTGGCGATCTCATTGCTGA AGACGATGGAGCTTTTTCAAAACTCTCAGATCTTGCTCTTGCAGAAAACAGACTGACTAAACTTCCCATGCTGCCCGCCAAGCTGGTGTCATTCAATGCCAATTTCAACCATCTTAAAACCCAGGGTGTGAAGGCAACAAGTAAGATA aaacTCACGAGACTGGCGTATCTTTACCTTGGAAACAATGAACTGACAGCAGTGCCCCAACTTCCAGAATCTCTTTACACCGTGCATCTGCATGGAAGT AACAACAAGCTCTCCACAGTAACAGACGAGACATTCTGCAGAGGTAACAACAGTTGCTACATCCGGACCAACATGGACGAGTTGAGACTGGACGGGAACCCTGTTGTGCTGTCGAAGCACCCAAACAGCTTCATCTGTCTGCACTCTCTCCCTATTGGGTGGTACAACTGA